In the genome of Phacochoerus africanus isolate WHEZ1 chromosome 10, ROS_Pafr_v1, whole genome shotgun sequence, one region contains:
- the EXOSC9 gene encoding exosome complex component RRP45 isoform X2, with protein sequence MAAPAFEPGRQSDLLVKLNRLLERCLRNSKCIDTESLCVVAGEKVWQIRVDLHLLNHDGNIIDAASIAAIVALCHFRRPDVSVQGDEVTLYTPEERDPVPLSIHHMPICVSFAFFQQGTYLLVDPNEREERVMDGLLVIAMNKHREICTIQSSGGIMLLKDQVLRCSKIAGVKVLEITELIQKALENDQKVRKEGGKFGFAESIANQRITAFKMEKAPIDTSDVEEKAEEIISEAEPPLEVVSKPVLWTPGTAQIGEGIENSWGDLEDSEKEDEDEGGSDEAIILDSIKTDTGVEISNIGSQDAPIVLSDSEEEEMIILEPDKNPKKIRTQTIHATQEKGLSKKPVKKRKKKRTAN encoded by the exons ATGGCTGCCCCAGCTTTTGAACCTGGAAg GCAGTCAGATCTCTTGGTGAAGTTGAATCGCCTCTTGGAAAGATGTCTAAGAAATTCGAAGTGTATAGACACTGAATCTCTCTGTGTTGTTGCTGGTGAAAAG GTTTGGCAAATACGTGTGGACCTACATTTATTAAATCATGATGGAAATATTATTGATGCtgccagcattgctgcaattgTAGCCTTATGTCACTTCCGAAGGCCTGATGTCTCTGTCCAAGGAGATGAAGTAACACTG TACACACCTGAGGAACGTGACCCTGTACCATTGAGCATCCACCACATGCCCATTTGTGTCAGTTTTGCCTTCTTTCAGCAAGG GACATATTTATTGGTGGATCCCAATGAACGAGAAGAACGTGTAATGGATGGCTTGCTGGTGATTGCCATGAATAAGCATCGAGAGATTTGTACCATCCAATCCAGTGGTGGGATAATGCTGCTAAAAGATCAG GTTTTGAGGTGTAGTAAAATAGCTGGTGTGAAAGTTCTGGAAATTACAGAGCTAATACAGAAAGCTTTGGAGAACGACCAGAAAGTTAg gaaAGAAGGCGGAAAGTTTGGTTTTGCGGAGTCTATAGCAAATCAAAGAATCAcagcatttaaaatggaaaaggccCCTATTGATACTTCCGATGTAGaggagaaagcagaagaaatCATTTCTGAAGCTGAACCTCCTTTAGAAGT TGTTTCTAAACCTGTGCTGTGGACTCCTGGAACTGCCCAGATTGGAGAGGGAATAGAAAACTCCTGGGGTGATCTTGAAGACTCTGAGAAGGAAGATGAGGATGAAGGTGGCAGTGATGAAGCTATCATTCTTGATAGTATAAAAACGGACACTGGAGTAGAAATCTCTAATATTGGAAGCCAAG atgCCCCAATTGTACTCTCAGAcagtgaagaagaagaaatgatcaTCTTAGAACCAGATAAGAACCCAAAGAAAATAAG AACACAGACTATCCATGCAACACAAGAAAAAGGACTAAGTAAAAAAccagtgaaaaagagaaaaaagaagagaactgCTAATTAA
- the EXOSC9 gene encoding exosome complex component RRP45 isoform X1 yields the protein MKETPLSNCERRFLLRAIEEKKRLDGRQTYDYRNIKISFGTDYGCCIVELGKTRVLGQVSCELVSPKLNRATEGILFFNLELSQMAAPAFEPGRQSDLLVKLNRLLERCLRNSKCIDTESLCVVAGEKVWQIRVDLHLLNHDGNIIDAASIAAIVALCHFRRPDVSVQGDEVTLYTPEERDPVPLSIHHMPICVSFAFFQQGTYLLVDPNEREERVMDGLLVIAMNKHREICTIQSSGGIMLLKDQVLRCSKIAGVKVLEITELIQKALENDQKVRKEGGKFGFAESIANQRITAFKMEKAPIDTSDVEEKAEEIISEAEPPLEVVSKPVLWTPGTAQIGEGIENSWGDLEDSEKEDEDEGGSDEAIILDSIKTDTGVEISNIGSQDAPIVLSDSEEEEMIILEPDKNPKKIRTQTIHATQEKGLSKKPVKKRKKKRTAN from the exons ATGAAGGAAACACCACTCTCAAACTGCGAGCGCCGCTTTCTACTTCGCGCCATCGAAGAGAAGAAG CGGCTGGATGGCAGGCAAACCTATGATTATAGGAACATCAAGATCTCTTTTGGAACAGATTATGGGTGCTGCATTGTGGAACTTGGAAAAACAAG AGTGCTTGGACAGGTTTCCTGTGAACTTGTTTCTCCAAAACTCAATAGGGCAACagaaggtattcttttttttaaccttgaacTCTCTCAGATGGCTGCCCCAGCTTTTGAACCTGGAAg GCAGTCAGATCTCTTGGTGAAGTTGAATCGCCTCTTGGAAAGATGTCTAAGAAATTCGAAGTGTATAGACACTGAATCTCTCTGTGTTGTTGCTGGTGAAAAG GTTTGGCAAATACGTGTGGACCTACATTTATTAAATCATGATGGAAATATTATTGATGCtgccagcattgctgcaattgTAGCCTTATGTCACTTCCGAAGGCCTGATGTCTCTGTCCAAGGAGATGAAGTAACACTG TACACACCTGAGGAACGTGACCCTGTACCATTGAGCATCCACCACATGCCCATTTGTGTCAGTTTTGCCTTCTTTCAGCAAGG GACATATTTATTGGTGGATCCCAATGAACGAGAAGAACGTGTAATGGATGGCTTGCTGGTGATTGCCATGAATAAGCATCGAGAGATTTGTACCATCCAATCCAGTGGTGGGATAATGCTGCTAAAAGATCAG GTTTTGAGGTGTAGTAAAATAGCTGGTGTGAAAGTTCTGGAAATTACAGAGCTAATACAGAAAGCTTTGGAGAACGACCAGAAAGTTAg gaaAGAAGGCGGAAAGTTTGGTTTTGCGGAGTCTATAGCAAATCAAAGAATCAcagcatttaaaatggaaaaggccCCTATTGATACTTCCGATGTAGaggagaaagcagaagaaatCATTTCTGAAGCTGAACCTCCTTTAGAAGT TGTTTCTAAACCTGTGCTGTGGACTCCTGGAACTGCCCAGATTGGAGAGGGAATAGAAAACTCCTGGGGTGATCTTGAAGACTCTGAGAAGGAAGATGAGGATGAAGGTGGCAGTGATGAAGCTATCATTCTTGATAGTATAAAAACGGACACTGGAGTAGAAATCTCTAATATTGGAAGCCAAG atgCCCCAATTGTACTCTCAGAcagtgaagaagaagaaatgatcaTCTTAGAACCAGATAAGAACCCAAAGAAAATAAG AACACAGACTATCCATGCAACACAAGAAAAAGGACTAAGTAAAAAAccagtgaaaaagagaaaaaagaagagaactgCTAATTAA